In the genome of Streptomyces sp. V2I9, one region contains:
- a CDS encoding S41 family peptidase produces MSDDVAYLRFPHLHQDMLCFAAEDDLWVAPLAAAGHRPGRAWRVTVDRTRVSHPRFSPDGTSIAYTTWRTLDPEIHLTPVDGGPARRLTYWGSTDARVCGWTPDPGGASQILAVSSHNQPFSYFSWAYSVPTDGSPGGRLPWGPVSDIAVADLDGERRTLLLTGTPPHEPAAWKRYRGGAMGRLWLHGERLLPDIDGHLANPMFVGRRIAFLSDHEGVGNLYSCRTDGTDLRRHTDHDAFYARNASSDGHRVIYQCAGELWLAEDLESPDATPRKLEVRLGGPRTGRRVHQVPAASNVDSLSVDETGRASAVTVRGSLYWLTHRDGPARTIADTPGVRVRLPEMLGSGGRVAYVTDADGPDAVEIAYLPRASGDRPPRRLATGLLGRVQEMAADPDGERLAIASNDGRLLLLDTSEPETVGATGTAEAAGAAGTAEEPGTTERSPSGSTRADLYAATGAPAPQSAAPADRHPGLTELIRSVNGPVRDLAFSPDGDWLTWSHPGVGRSLRQIKLARISGPGAPVIVDVTNGRFEDENPVFTEDGRYLAFLSWRGFDPVYDVHTGDLSFPLGCRPYLVPLSSATPSPFALSPDGRPAAGGLDPVDVPDGGASEGSTVMVEFEGLESRVTPFPVSASKYSALAPVSGGGLVWLRWPISGALGETFANPADMSGRPTLEHFSIAKARRTELVDHLDWFAVSGDSSRLVVMDDGELRAVPATEPGDGDSTVYLDLRRILHEVDPGAEWRQAYGEAGRIIRSYFWEPDMCGIDWDGVLDQYRPLVERVASPDEFADLLREVLGELGTSHAYVSPARRNEGPPHYQRAIGLLGANLVCRDGSWVVQRILPGDSSDSKARSPLAGTGIREGAVLTHVDGRPVDPVAGPFPLLTAAGGTTVELTFSPAGGGPSRRVAIMPLVDERPLRYQDWVAKRRDVVRELSGGKCGYLHIPDLGGSGWAQFNRDLRLEVARPALIVDVRGNAGGHISELVVEKLTRTILGWDLTRNAQAVSYASNAPRGPVVALADEATSSDGDMITAAFRLLKLGPVVGQRTWGGVVGMTGRHRLGDGTSITVPMNAAWFDTYGWSVENHGVEPDVEALRTPLDWAEGRYAVLDDAVRLALELLEAHPAATPPSYDTAPNLSRPPLPPR; encoded by the coding sequence GTGAGTGACGACGTCGCGTATCTCCGTTTCCCGCACCTCCACCAGGACATGCTGTGCTTCGCGGCCGAGGACGACCTCTGGGTCGCCCCTCTCGCCGCCGCGGGGCACCGGCCGGGACGGGCCTGGCGGGTGACCGTCGACCGGACGCGGGTCAGCCATCCCCGCTTCTCCCCCGACGGCACCTCCATCGCCTACACGACCTGGCGCACCCTGGACCCCGAGATCCACCTCACCCCGGTGGACGGCGGCCCGGCCCGCAGACTCACCTACTGGGGCTCGACGGACGCGCGGGTCTGCGGCTGGACCCCCGATCCGGGCGGGGCGTCCCAGATCCTCGCCGTCTCCTCGCACAACCAGCCGTTCTCGTACTTCTCCTGGGCCTACAGCGTCCCCACCGACGGCAGCCCCGGCGGCAGGCTCCCCTGGGGTCCGGTCTCCGACATCGCGGTCGCCGACCTCGACGGCGAGCGCCGCACCCTGCTCCTCACCGGCACGCCCCCGCACGAACCGGCCGCCTGGAAGCGCTACCGGGGCGGGGCCATGGGCCGGCTGTGGCTGCACGGCGAACGGCTGCTGCCGGACATCGACGGCCATCTCGCCAACCCGATGTTCGTCGGCCGCCGCATCGCGTTCCTCTCCGACCACGAGGGCGTCGGCAACCTCTACTCCTGCCGGACGGACGGCACCGATCTGCGCCGCCACACCGACCACGACGCCTTCTACGCCCGCAACGCCTCCAGCGACGGCCACCGGGTGATCTACCAGTGCGCGGGCGAGCTGTGGCTGGCGGAGGACCTGGAGTCGCCCGACGCCACCCCGCGCAAGCTGGAGGTACGCCTCGGGGGGCCGCGCACCGGCCGGCGCGTCCACCAGGTGCCCGCCGCCAGCAACGTCGACTCGCTCTCCGTGGACGAGACGGGCCGGGCCAGCGCCGTCACCGTACGCGGCAGCCTCTACTGGCTCACCCACCGCGACGGCCCCGCCCGCACCATCGCCGACACACCGGGCGTACGGGTGCGGCTGCCGGAGATGCTCGGCAGCGGGGGGCGGGTCGCGTACGTCACCGACGCGGACGGACCGGACGCGGTCGAGATCGCGTACCTGCCGCGCGCCAGCGGCGACCGCCCACCGCGCAGGCTGGCCACCGGGCTGCTGGGCCGCGTCCAGGAGATGGCCGCGGACCCGGACGGGGAGCGGCTCGCCATCGCCTCCAACGACGGCCGTCTGCTGCTCCTGGACACGAGCGAGCCGGAGACGGTGGGGGCCACCGGGACGGCGGAGGCGGCAGGGGCGGCAGGAACGGCCGAGGAACCCGGCACGACCGAGCGGTCCCCCAGCGGCTCGACCCGTGCCGACCTCTACGCGGCCACCGGCGCACCGGCCCCGCAGAGCGCCGCCCCGGCCGACCGGCACCCCGGCCTCACCGAGCTGATCCGCTCGGTCAACGGCCCGGTCCGCGATCTCGCCTTCTCCCCCGACGGCGACTGGCTGACCTGGTCGCACCCCGGCGTCGGCCGCTCGCTGCGGCAGATCAAACTGGCCCGGATCTCCGGCCCCGGCGCCCCGGTGATCGTGGACGTCACCAACGGCCGCTTCGAGGACGAGAACCCGGTCTTCACCGAGGACGGCCGCTACCTGGCGTTCCTGTCCTGGCGCGGCTTCGACCCGGTGTACGACGTCCACACCGGCGACCTGTCCTTCCCGCTCGGCTGCCGCCCCTACCTGGTCCCGCTCTCCTCCGCGACCCCGTCCCCCTTCGCGCTCTCCCCGGACGGGCGTCCGGCGGCGGGCGGCCTGGACCCCGTGGACGTGCCGGACGGGGGCGCGTCGGAGGGTTCGACGGTGATGGTGGAGTTCGAGGGGCTGGAGAGCCGGGTGACGCCGTTCCCGGTCTCCGCCTCCAAGTACTCGGCGCTCGCTCCGGTGAGCGGCGGCGGGCTGGTGTGGCTGCGCTGGCCGATCTCGGGGGCGCTGGGCGAGACGTTCGCCAACCCTGCCGACATGTCGGGGCGGCCCACCCTGGAACACTTCAGCATCGCCAAGGCCCGCAGGACCGAACTGGTCGACCACCTCGACTGGTTCGCGGTCAGCGGCGACTCCTCCCGGCTGGTCGTGATGGACGACGGCGAACTGCGCGCCGTACCCGCCACCGAGCCGGGCGACGGCGACTCCACGGTCTACCTGGACCTGCGCCGCATCCTGCACGAGGTCGATCCGGGGGCGGAGTGGCGGCAGGCGTACGGGGAAGCGGGGCGGATCATCCGTTCCTACTTCTGGGAGCCGGACATGTGCGGCATCGACTGGGACGGGGTGCTGGACCAGTACCGCCCGCTGGTCGAACGGGTCGCGTCCCCGGACGAGTTCGCGGATCTGCTGCGCGAGGTGCTGGGCGAGCTGGGCACCTCGCACGCGTACGTCTCCCCGGCCCGCCGCAACGAGGGCCCGCCGCACTACCAGCGCGCGATCGGCCTGCTCGGCGCCAACCTGGTCTGCCGGGACGGTTCCTGGGTGGTCCAGCGCATCCTGCCCGGCGACTCCTCCGACTCCAAGGCGCGTTCGCCGCTGGCGGGTACGGGGATCAGGGAGGGCGCGGTCCTCACCCACGTCGACGGGCGGCCGGTGGACCCGGTGGCCGGACCGTTCCCGCTGCTGACGGCGGCGGGCGGCACCACGGTGGAGCTGACCTTCTCCCCGGCGGGCGGGGGTCCGTCGCGCCGGGTGGCGATCATGCCGCTGGTGGACGAACGGCCGCTGCGCTACCAGGACTGGGTGGCCAAACGCCGGGACGTCGTCCGCGAGTTGAGCGGCGGCAAGTGCGGCTACCTGCACATCCCGGACCTGGGCGGCTCCGGCTGGGCCCAGTTCAACCGGGACCTGCGCCTGGAGGTGGCGCGGCCGGCACTGATCGTGGACGTCCGGGGCAACGCGGGCGGCCACATCAGCGAGCTGGTCGTGGAGAAGCTGACCCGCACGATCCTCGGCTGGGACCTGACCCGCAACGCCCAGGCGGTGAGCTACGCCTCGAACGCGCCGCGCGGCCCGGTGGTCGCCCTGGCCGACGAGGCGACCTCCTCGGACGGCGACATGATCACCGCCGCGTTCCGGCTGCTGAAACTGGGCCCCGTGGTGGGCCAGCGCACCTGGGGCGGCGTGGTCGGCATGACCGGCCGCCACCGGCTGGGCGACGGCACGTCGATCACGGTGCCGATGAACGCGGCCTGGTTCGACACGTACGGCTGGTCGGTGGAGAACCACGGCGTGGAGCCGGACGTGGAGGCCCTGCGCACCCCCCTGGACTGGGCGGAGGGCCGCTACGCGGTTCTGGACGACGCGGTCCGCCTCGCCCTGGAACTGCTCGAAGCCCACCCGGCGGCCACCCCTCCGTCGTACGACACGGCCCCGAACCTGAGCCGGCCCCCGCTCCCGCCGCGGTAG
- a CDS encoding MMPL family transporter: protein MATFLYKLGRLTFRRRRFVALIWVALLAVAGIGAATAPAATSSSFSIPGTEAQRAFDLLEERNPGMSADGATARVVFRAPEGEKVTDPANKAAITGIVKELESGSQQIAQAADPFRTQAVSRDGSTAYIAVTYQVTSMELTDDTRKALEDAGEDARKSGMTVEIGGDALQVMPHTGTAEIIGVVIAAIVLVITFGSLVAAGLPLVTALVGVGIGVSTITALASVLDLGSTTSILAMMIGLAVGIDYALFIVSRYRAELAEGREREEAAGRAVGTAGSAVVFAGLTVVIALVGLAVVNIPMLTKMGFAAAGTVAIAVLIALTLVPAVLGFAGKRVLGRKARKAAEAESRPEAKSRPEAKPNMGTRWARFVLRKPVWVLLVGVLGLGVIAVPAASLEMGLPDDGAQPKSTTQRQAYDMLSDGFGPGFNGPLMVVVDAKNSSDGKAAADRVAEEIESIGVSAVVPPGFNKAGDTATITVIPKDRPSSHATEEVVHAIRDAGEDIKADTGAEVLVTGATAMNIDFSQKMNDALLPYLALVVGLAFLLLMLVFRSVLVPLKAALGFLLSVVAALGAVVAVFQWGWLGSLFGVEQTGPIMSMMPIFMVGVVFGLAMDYEVFLVTRMREAYVHGESPGQAIVTGFQHGARVVTAAAVIMMAVFSGFIGSSEQMIKMIGFSLAVAVLFDAFVVRMAIVPAVLALLGKKAWWLPRWLDRALPNVDVEGEKLQKQLTEGPGPEGGDSGERELARA, encoded by the coding sequence GTGGCCACTTTCCTCTACAAGCTCGGACGGCTGACCTTCCGCCGCCGCCGCTTCGTCGCCCTGATCTGGGTGGCGCTGCTGGCGGTCGCCGGAATCGGTGCGGCCACCGCACCCGCCGCCACCTCCAGTTCCTTCTCGATCCCCGGCACGGAGGCGCAGCGCGCCTTCGACCTGCTGGAAGAGCGCAACCCCGGCATGAGCGCGGACGGCGCGACCGCGCGGGTCGTCTTCCGGGCCCCCGAGGGCGAGAAGGTCACCGACCCCGCCAACAAGGCCGCCATCACCGGCATCGTCAAGGAGCTGGAGTCCGGCTCGCAGCAGATCGCGCAGGCCGCCGACCCGTTCCGGACGCAGGCGGTGAGCCGGGACGGTTCGACCGCCTACATAGCGGTCACCTACCAGGTCACCTCCATGGAGCTGACCGACGACACCCGCAAGGCCCTGGAGGACGCGGGCGAGGACGCGCGGAAGAGCGGCATGACGGTGGAGATCGGCGGAGACGCCCTCCAGGTCATGCCGCACACCGGGACCGCCGAGATCATCGGCGTCGTCATCGCCGCGATCGTCCTCGTCATCACCTTCGGCTCGCTGGTCGCCGCCGGACTTCCGCTGGTGACCGCCCTCGTCGGGGTCGGCATCGGGGTCTCCACGATCACCGCGCTGGCTTCCGTGCTCGACCTGGGCTCCACGACCTCGATCCTCGCCATGATGATCGGCCTCGCGGTCGGCATCGACTACGCCCTGTTCATCGTCTCCCGTTACCGCGCCGAACTGGCCGAGGGCCGGGAGCGCGAGGAGGCCGCCGGGCGGGCCGTCGGGACCGCCGGATCGGCCGTCGTCTTCGCGGGCCTCACCGTGGTCATCGCCCTGGTGGGCCTCGCCGTCGTCAACATCCCGATGCTGACGAAGATGGGCTTCGCCGCGGCCGGCACGGTGGCCATCGCCGTCCTCATCGCGCTGACTCTCGTCCCGGCCGTCCTCGGCTTCGCCGGCAAGCGGGTCCTGGGCCGCAAGGCGCGCAAGGCCGCCGAGGCGGAGAGCCGCCCCGAGGCGAAGAGCCGCCCCGAGGCCAAGCCGAACATGGGCACCCGCTGGGCACGGTTCGTGCTGCGCAAGCCGGTCTGGGTCCTGCTGGTCGGTGTCCTCGGCCTCGGCGTCATCGCCGTACCCGCGGCCTCGCTGGAGATGGGCCTGCCCGACGACGGCGCCCAGCCGAAGTCGACCACGCAGCGCCAGGCGTACGACATGCTCTCGGACGGTTTCGGCCCCGGGTTCAACGGTCCGCTGATGGTCGTCGTCGACGCGAAGAACAGCTCCGACGGGAAGGCCGCCGCGGACCGGGTCGCCGAGGAGATCGAGTCGATCGGCGTCAGCGCCGTCGTCCCGCCCGGATTCAACAAGGCCGGCGACACCGCGACGATCACGGTCATCCCGAAGGACCGGCCGTCCTCCCACGCCACCGAGGAGGTCGTCCACGCCATCCGTGACGCGGGCGAGGACATCAAGGCCGACACCGGGGCCGAGGTGCTGGTCACCGGAGCGACCGCGATGAACATCGACTTCTCGCAGAAGATGAACGACGCGCTGCTGCCCTACCTGGCGCTCGTGGTCGGCCTGGCGTTCCTGCTGCTGATGCTGGTCTTCCGCTCGGTCCTCGTCCCGCTGAAGGCGGCCCTGGGCTTCCTGCTCTCGGTGGTCGCGGCGCTCGGCGCGGTCGTCGCGGTCTTCCAGTGGGGATGGCTCGGCTCGCTCTTCGGCGTCGAGCAGACCGGCCCGATCATGAGCATGATGCCGATCTTCATGGTGGGCGTGGTCTTCGGCCTCGCCATGGACTACGAGGTCTTCCTCGTGACCCGGATGCGCGAGGCGTACGTCCACGGCGAGAGCCCCGGCCAGGCCATCGTGACCGGCTTCCAGCACGGCGCACGGGTGGTCACGGCGGCCGCGGTGATCATGATGGCGGTCTTCTCCGGCTTCATCGGCTCCAGCGAGCAGATGATCAAGATGATCGGCTTCTCGCTCGCCGTCGCCGTCCTCTTCGACGCCTTCGTGGTGCGCATGGCGATCGTGCCCGCCGTCCTGGCCCTGCTCGGGAAGAAGGCGTGGTGGCTGCCGCGCTGGCTGGACCGGGCGCTGCCCAACGTGGACGTGGAGGGCGAGAAGCTGCAGAAGCAGCTGACCGAGGGGCCAGGCCCCGAGGGCGGGGACAGCGGCGAGCGCGAACTCGCCCGCGCCTGA
- a CDS encoding helix-turn-helix domain-containing protein, giving the protein MNHSAWRTRRTRKLLGERVEESTAYIEAGHAFALGQAVYDRRTALGLSQAELARRAGMPQPQISNIEGGDSVPTLPLLARLATALDASLSIDLDGDTSAFAFTPHERHRPEEPTSGRHSAA; this is encoded by the coding sequence ATGAACCACTCCGCTTGGAGAACCCGCCGGACCCGGAAGCTTCTGGGCGAGAGGGTCGAGGAGTCCACCGCCTACATCGAAGCCGGCCACGCGTTCGCCCTGGGGCAGGCCGTCTACGATCGTCGCACCGCACTCGGACTCTCCCAGGCCGAATTGGCGCGCCGGGCCGGTATGCCCCAGCCGCAGATCTCCAACATCGAGGGCGGCGACTCCGTGCCCACCCTCCCGCTGCTGGCACGTCTCGCGACTGCCCTGGACGCGTCCCTGAGCATTGACCTGGACGGCGACACGTCGGCCTTCGCGTTCACTCCCCACGAACGCCATCGCCCGGAAGAACCCACGAGCGGACGGCACTCCGCGGCCTGA
- a CDS encoding TetR/AcrR family transcriptional regulator: MARTRLTPEREGELYEAVLDLLREVGYDALTMDAVAARTRSSKATLYRQWGSKAELIVKALRHNEPGSLADIDTGSLRGDFRAALSRTDDCQMEKDAALMRGLSHAVHENPELLKALRELLIEPEMTGLGQLLRRAVDRGELRPDNPALKYVPHMMIGALAARQLIEDRPVDQAFLMEYVDSVVLPALGV; this comes from the coding sequence ATGGCACGCACCAGGCTGACCCCCGAGCGTGAGGGCGAGCTGTACGAGGCCGTCCTCGACCTGCTCCGCGAGGTCGGTTACGACGCCCTGACCATGGACGCCGTCGCCGCACGTACGCGGTCGAGCAAGGCGACCCTCTACCGGCAGTGGGGCTCCAAGGCCGAGCTGATCGTGAAGGCTCTGCGGCACAACGAGCCGGGGAGCCTCGCGGACATCGACACCGGCTCGCTGCGCGGCGACTTCCGTGCCGCGCTGAGTCGGACCGACGACTGCCAGATGGAGAAGGACGCCGCGCTGATGCGGGGTCTGAGCCATGCCGTCCACGAGAACCCCGAGCTGCTCAAAGCCCTGCGCGAGCTGCTGATCGAGCCGGAGATGACCGGCCTCGGCCAGTTGCTGCGACGGGCGGTGGACCGGGGTGAACTGCGTCCGGACAACCCGGCGCTGAAGTACGTCCCGCACATGATGATCGGGGCGCTGGCCGCCCGGCAGCTCATCGAGGACCGCCCTGTCGACCAGGCGTTCCTCATGGAGTACGTGGATTCCGTGGTGCTCCCCGCCCTCGGCGTCTGA
- a CDS encoding SsgA family sporulation/cell division regulator: protein MSPVIEEHARARLITDGPLTRPVPVELRYDPADERRTVHIGLPDGTDWAFGRDLLERGLLTPIERGDVRVWPCGRTQLIVELHSTDGVEVFQFEIRTLIRFLARTRAQSAATPPDAGRKPQPPSRTTRPETTRPERGAQPARG from the coding sequence ATGTCCCCTGTGATCGAAGAACACGCACGCGCCCGGCTCATCACCGACGGGCCGCTGACCCGTCCGGTCCCCGTCGAGCTGCGCTACGACCCGGCCGACGAGCGCCGCACCGTCCACATAGGGCTGCCCGACGGGACCGACTGGGCGTTCGGCCGCGACCTGCTGGAACGCGGGCTGCTGACCCCGATCGAGCGCGGCGACGTCCGCGTCTGGCCGTGCGGCCGTACGCAGCTGATCGTGGAGCTGCACTCGACGGACGGGGTCGAGGTGTTCCAGTTCGAGATCCGGACCCTGATCCGCTTCCTCGCCCGCACCCGCGCGCAGTCGGCGGCCACCCCGCCGGACGCCGGACGGAAGCCGCAGCCGCCGTCCCGCACCACCCGCCCGGAGACCACCCGCCCGGAGCGGGGCGCGCAACCGGCCCGCGGCTGA
- a CDS encoding alpha/beta fold hydrolase, producing the protein MSRLLHRDTVPPVPAAELAVRSADGARVHVELHGPEDAPAVVLAHGWTCNTRFWDAQIRDLAIDHRVIAYDQRGHGLSPDPGPGGYSTDALADDLEAVLTATLEPGRRAVIAGHSMGGMTVMAAAARPALREHAAAVLLCSTGSTRLTAEALVVPIRAGVLRTRITTAVLGAKAPLGPVNPVSKKVLKYATMGAGSAPDRVDACARIVHACPRRARVAWGHVLAELDLAPGVRELRVPTAVIAGTDDRLTPPVHARAIADALPVGLGLTELAGMGHMTPVEAPEAVTAKIRELVTRYVATGAGAQGAAATRTATEGKAATAGKEDVA; encoded by the coding sequence ATGAGCCGCCTCCTGCACCGCGACACCGTACCGCCGGTGCCCGCCGCCGAGTTGGCCGTACGGTCCGCCGACGGCGCGCGCGTCCACGTCGAACTGCACGGCCCCGAGGACGCCCCCGCGGTGGTCCTGGCCCACGGCTGGACCTGCAACACCCGTTTCTGGGACGCCCAGATCCGCGACCTGGCCATCGACCACCGGGTCATCGCCTACGACCAGCGCGGACACGGGCTCAGCCCCGATCCGGGCCCCGGCGGCTACAGCACGGACGCGCTGGCCGACGACCTCGAAGCGGTCCTCACCGCCACGCTCGAACCGGGCCGCAGGGCGGTGATCGCCGGGCATTCCATGGGCGGGATGACGGTGATGGCCGCCGCCGCCCGGCCCGCGCTGCGCGAGCACGCCGCCGCCGTCCTGCTCTGCTCCACCGGCAGTACGCGGCTCACCGCCGAGGCCCTGGTCGTGCCGATCCGCGCGGGGGTGCTGCGGACCCGGATCACCACCGCCGTACTGGGCGCGAAGGCGCCCCTCGGGCCGGTCAACCCGGTCTCGAAGAAGGTCCTTAAGTACGCGACGATGGGGGCCGGTTCGGCGCCGGACCGGGTGGACGCCTGCGCCCGGATCGTGCACGCCTGCCCCCGCCGGGCGCGGGTGGCCTGGGGCCATGTGCTCGCGGAACTGGACCTCGCTCCGGGCGTGCGGGAGTTGAGGGTGCCGACCGCGGTGATCGCCGGCACGGACGACCGGCTGACCCCGCCGGTCCACGCACGGGCCATCGCGGACGCCCTGCCGGTCGGCCTCGGGCTGACCGAGCTGGCGGGCATGGGCCACATGACGCCGGTGGAGGCCCCGGAGGCCGTCACCGCGAAGATCAGGGAGCTCGTCACCCGGTACGTCGCCACGGGAGCGGGAGCGCAGGGGGCGGCCGCCACGAGGACGGCCACCGAGGGGAAGGCCGCCACGGCCGGGAAGGAGGATGTCGCATGA
- a CDS encoding SDR family oxidoreductase — MSGKRSLEGQVVVVTGAARGVGELLARKLSARGATLALVGLEPDELKQVSERLHGESDHWFADVTDHEAMARVAREVKQRFGKVDVVVANAGVAAGGPFADSDPDAWRRVIEVNLIGGAVTGRAFLPVLMESRGYFLQIASLAAITPAPMMTAYCASKSGVEAFAHSLRAEVGYKGVKVGVGYLSWTDTDMVRGADQDDVMRELRQRLPWPMNRTYPLGPAVDRIVDGIARRSPHVYAQWWLRGMQSVRGYLPSVIAIGGPREMRRVEPRLHTVSKGLVGAGGAADQDARAERAERP; from the coding sequence ATGAGCGGCAAGCGGAGTCTGGAGGGGCAGGTCGTCGTCGTCACCGGCGCGGCCCGCGGCGTGGGCGAACTGCTGGCCCGCAAGCTGTCCGCACGCGGTGCGACGCTGGCGCTCGTCGGCCTGGAACCGGACGAGCTGAAGCAGGTCTCCGAGCGGCTGCACGGCGAGAGCGACCACTGGTTCGCCGACGTCACCGACCATGAGGCGATGGCCCGGGTCGCCCGCGAGGTCAAGCAGCGCTTCGGCAAGGTGGACGTGGTCGTCGCCAACGCGGGCGTCGCGGCCGGCGGCCCGTTCGCCGACTCCGACCCGGACGCCTGGCGGCGGGTCATCGAGGTCAACCTCATCGGCGGCGCGGTCACCGGGCGGGCCTTCCTGCCGGTGCTGATGGAGAGCCGCGGCTATTTCCTCCAGATAGCGTCGCTGGCCGCGATCACCCCGGCCCCGATGATGACCGCGTACTGCGCGTCCAAGTCGGGCGTCGAGGCGTTCGCGCACAGCCTGCGCGCCGAGGTCGGCTACAAGGGTGTGAAGGTCGGCGTCGGCTACCTCTCCTGGACCGACACCGACATGGTGCGCGGTGCGGACCAGGACGACGTGATGCGCGAGCTGCGGCAGCGGCTGCCGTGGCCGATGAACCGCACGTACCCGCTCGGCCCGGCGGTCGACCGGATCGTGGACGGCATCGCCCGCCGCTCCCCGCACGTCTACGCCCAGTGGTGGTTGCGCGGGATGCAGTCGGTCCGCGGCTACCTCCCCTCCGTCATCGCGATCGGCGGACCGCGCGAGATGCGGCGCGTGGAGCCGCGTCTGCACACCGTGTCCAAGGGGCTGGTGGGGGCCGGGGGAGCGGCGGACCAGGACGCGCGCGCGGAGCGTGCGGAGCGTCCATAG
- a CDS encoding serine hydrolase domain-containing protein, with protein sequence MDVRGTVARGYEPVADAFVRNFEQRGERGAAVAVYRHGRKVVDLWAGTRDVDGAEPWAVDTVQIVRSAGKGIAAAVPLMLHQRGQVDLDAPVSTYWPEFKANGKERVLVRDLLAHRAGVPALDTALTPAEAADGVSGPAAVAAQHPYWEPGTDHGYHAQTYSWLIGELVRRATGRTIGRWVAEEIARPLGLDFWFGLPADEAHRVGRIGPVEPPAPTASSGGLRVRPKRSVVEAYRDPESLTRRTFGAIEPFPDENDPAYRAAELPASGGIATARGLARCYAAMIGPVDGHRRLFAPATLTLARTEESAGPDRVLVVNTRFGLGYMLHGPASPLLGPGSFGHPGRGGSLGFADPESGIALGYVTNGLQKGVTADPRAQALVRAVRSAL encoded by the coding sequence GTGGACGTACGGGGCACGGTGGCCCGCGGGTACGAGCCGGTCGCGGACGCGTTCGTCCGCAACTTCGAGCAGCGCGGGGAGCGGGGCGCGGCCGTGGCCGTCTACCGCCATGGGCGCAAGGTCGTCGACCTGTGGGCCGGTACGCGGGACGTCGACGGCGCCGAGCCGTGGGCCGTCGACACCGTGCAGATCGTCCGCTCGGCGGGCAAGGGCATCGCAGCGGCAGTCCCCCTGATGCTCCATCAGCGCGGGCAGGTGGACCTGGACGCCCCGGTCTCCACCTACTGGCCGGAGTTCAAGGCGAACGGCAAGGAACGCGTCCTGGTCCGCGACCTCCTCGCCCACCGGGCCGGGGTTCCGGCCCTGGACACCGCCCTCACGCCAGCCGAGGCCGCCGACGGGGTCTCCGGGCCGGCCGCCGTCGCCGCCCAACACCCTTACTGGGAGCCCGGAACCGACCACGGATACCACGCCCAGACCTACAGCTGGCTGATCGGGGAACTGGTCCGCCGCGCCACCGGCCGCACCATCGGCCGCTGGGTCGCCGAGGAGATCGCCCGCCCGCTCGGGCTCGACTTCTGGTTCGGGCTGCCCGCCGACGAGGCCCACCGCGTCGGCCGTATCGGCCCCGTCGAACCCCCTGCCCCCACCGCCTCCTCGGGCGGCCTGCGGGTACGCCCCAAGCGCTCCGTCGTCGAGGCGTACCGCGATCCGGAATCCCTCACCCGCCGGACGTTCGGCGCGATCGAACCGTTCCCCGACGAGAACGACCCCGCCTACCGCGCTGCCGAACTCCCCGCGTCCGGCGGCATCGCGACCGCGCGGGGCCTGGCCCGCTGCTACGCCGCGATGATCGGGCCCGTCGACGGCCACCGCCGCCTGTTCGCCCCCGCCACGCTCACCCTGGCCCGCACCGAGGAGTCGGCGGGACCCGACCGGGTTCTGGTCGTCAACACCCGTTTCGGCCTGGGCTACATGCTGCACGGGCCGGCCTCCCCCCTGCTCGGTCCGGGCTCCTTCGGCCATCCCGGCCGCGGTGGTTCGCTCGGTTTCGCCGACCCCGAGTCGGGCATCGCGCTCGGCTACGTCACCAACGGGCTCCAGAAGGGAGTCACCGCCGACCCCCGTGCCCAGGCGCTGGTCAGGGCAGTACGGTCGGCGCTATGA